In Mycobacterium sp. 050128, one genomic interval encodes:
- a CDS encoding FAD-dependent oxidoreductase translates to MSWDSEADVVVLGTGGAGLTAALSAVTAGASVEVFEKAPTVGGTTAVSGGIIWIPAHNRSPDGELTEADALRYLRAQSLGQMDDALVETFVRTGPTMLEFVEEHSALRFDIAAGFPDYRPELPGGQPAGGRSLSAGPFDLNQIGEWGNRITSFPADWSNVGIDAETRARLHVQIEEGSDLCVAGTALIAGLLKGLLDAGVTPHTNARAEELIAEGGEITGVRIALAGKRINVRARRGVVLGVGGFEWDPGLVQAFLRGPMHGPVSPPNNTGDGLRMAMAHGADLANMGEAWWVPIVQIPGDTIEGKQRSRSVRLERTRPRSIIVNQAGHRFVNEACDYNSMAGAFQYLDPRGGYTNDRGWIVFDSVHLQRYGFLGVAPGEPVPDWFCESADLTELGAKTGIDAEGLIRTIDEWNRHVAEGADPDFGRGSSAYDGYWGDDSATTAAGKTLGPIDTAPYYAVPVSIGAMGTKGGPRTDHDGRVLHVNGEPIPGLFAAGNAMAGATGRAYGGAGGTIGPAMVFGYRAGYAAATGKSVDLK, encoded by the coding sequence ATGTCTTGGGATTCCGAAGCCGATGTCGTCGTGCTCGGCACGGGCGGGGCCGGGCTCACCGCCGCGCTGTCGGCAGTGACCGCCGGCGCCTCCGTCGAGGTGTTCGAGAAGGCCCCGACCGTTGGCGGGACCACCGCGGTGTCTGGCGGCATCATCTGGATCCCCGCACATAACCGTTCTCCCGACGGCGAATTGACGGAAGCCGACGCGTTGCGGTACCTGCGTGCGCAGTCCCTCGGACAGATGGATGATGCCCTGGTCGAAACGTTCGTGCGTACCGGTCCGACGATGCTGGAATTCGTGGAGGAGCACAGCGCCCTGCGATTCGACATCGCCGCCGGTTTCCCCGATTACCGGCCGGAGCTGCCCGGCGGGCAGCCGGCCGGCGGCCGGTCTCTGAGTGCGGGGCCCTTCGACCTGAACCAGATCGGCGAGTGGGGTAACCGGATCACCTCGTTTCCCGCCGACTGGTCCAACGTCGGTATCGACGCCGAAACGCGAGCACGCCTGCACGTGCAGATCGAGGAAGGCAGCGATCTGTGCGTCGCCGGCACCGCGCTGATCGCGGGGTTACTCAAGGGATTACTCGATGCCGGCGTGACGCCGCACACCAACGCTCGCGCCGAGGAACTCATCGCCGAGGGCGGAGAAATAACCGGCGTGCGAATTGCCCTGGCCGGGAAGCGGATCAACGTGCGCGCGCGCCGCGGAGTCGTCCTCGGTGTCGGCGGCTTCGAGTGGGACCCCGGCTTGGTGCAGGCATTCCTGCGCGGCCCGATGCACGGCCCGGTCTCGCCGCCGAACAACACCGGCGACGGGCTGCGGATGGCGATGGCGCATGGCGCCGATCTGGCCAACATGGGCGAGGCATGGTGGGTCCCGATCGTGCAGATCCCCGGCGACACCATCGAAGGCAAGCAGCGCAGCCGCAGCGTGCGACTGGAGCGGACGCGGCCGAGAAGCATCATCGTCAACCAGGCCGGGCACCGATTCGTCAACGAGGCATGCGATTACAACTCGATGGCCGGTGCGTTCCAGTACCTGGATCCCCGCGGCGGGTACACCAATGATCGCGGCTGGATCGTGTTCGACTCAGTTCACCTGCAGCGCTACGGATTTCTGGGTGTCGCTCCCGGTGAGCCGGTGCCGGACTGGTTCTGCGAGTCCGCGGACCTGACCGAACTGGGCGCCAAGACCGGTATCGACGCCGAGGGTCTGATCCGCACGATCGATGAGTGGAACCGCCATGTCGCCGAGGGGGCGGATCCGGACTTCGGCCGCGGTTCCAGTGCGTACGACGGCTATTGGGGTGACGACAGTGCCACCACGGCTGCCGGGAAGACACTCGGACCGATCGACACCGCGCCCTATTACGCCGTCCCGGTCTCGATCGGCGCGATGGGCACCAAGGGCGGGCCGCGTACCGACCACGACGGCCGCGTGCTGCACGTCAACGGGGAACCGATCCCGGGCCTGTTCGCCGCGGGCAACGCGATGGCCGGTGCGACCGGCCGTGCCTACGGCGGCGCCGGTGGAACCATCGGTCCGGCAATGGTTTTCGGCTACCGCGCGGGTTACGCCGCCGCCACCGGAAAGTCCGTCGACCTGAAGTAG
- a CDS encoding IclR family transcriptional regulator produces the protein MTGSGAGSQTLARGITALQMVADSPTGLTVQQLADQVGVHRTIAYRLLSTLSQFRLVAKGEDGRYRPAAGLAVLGAAFDRNVRQLSLPTLRALADELGTTVSLLVAEGDQQVAVAVIVPSHVAYQLSFHEGSRYPLDRGAAGIALLASLPPRPGERELVSRARERGWVTTYGEIEPNTYGLAVAVHRPAPSPPTCINLISHREDVVMRGREAVVKAAKQLSELLS, from the coding sequence GTGACGGGTTCGGGTGCCGGCTCACAAACGCTGGCGAGGGGAATCACCGCGCTACAAATGGTGGCGGATTCGCCGACCGGACTGACCGTCCAGCAGCTCGCTGACCAGGTCGGGGTGCACCGGACCATCGCCTATCGCCTGCTGTCGACACTGTCCCAATTTCGCTTGGTGGCCAAGGGCGAAGACGGTCGATACCGGCCGGCCGCCGGCCTCGCGGTGCTCGGTGCCGCGTTCGACCGCAATGTGCGCCAGCTGAGTCTGCCGACGCTGCGGGCCCTGGCCGACGAGCTGGGCACCACCGTGTCCTTACTCGTCGCCGAGGGCGATCAACAGGTGGCGGTCGCGGTGATCGTGCCGAGCCACGTCGCCTACCAACTGTCCTTCCACGAGGGCAGCCGGTATCCGCTGGACCGCGGCGCGGCCGGAATCGCCTTGCTGGCAAGCCTGCCCCCGCGCCCGGGCGAACGCGAATTGGTGTCGCGGGCACGCGAGCGCGGCTGGGTGACGACCTATGGCGAGATCGAACCGAATACGTACGGCCTGGCCGTGGCCGTCCACCGTCCGGCGCCGTCCCCACCGACGTGCATCAACCTCATCTCCCATCGGGAGGACGTCGTGATGCGTGGCAGGGAAGCGGTCGTCAAAGCCGCCAAGCAGTTGTCCGAGCTGCTGAGCTGA
- a CDS encoding sensor histidine kinase, whose protein sequence is MADTSDAELHRVRRIHQLRSYRIASVIRIGVVGLMVAAMIIGTPRHEWPQQTVLIVAYAVIALGALARAFSPFQWLGRGRLVGIGRLEPFAFTIVDVVTLTVFQVLSTDRIDPLLIMMLLPIFIGLDVSSRRAAVVLACSMAGFLVAVLEDPFMQDEFGLAECLFRFALYGCLCGTAYLAVRMEERHTRAIAGLSALREELLAQTMTASDVLQRRISESIHDGALQDVLAVRQEVVELRAAYPGDERVERALSGLQVASQSLRQATFELHPAVLEQAGLGAAVQELAAYTQRRSGIEVSTDIDYPVRDEIDRIVFGAVRELLSNVVHHSKARRASVTLGVTDGKCVLDVTDDGVGFDAETMARRLGEGHIGLESHRTRVDAAGGIFAILDAPVGTHICVEVPLKG, encoded by the coding sequence GTGGCGGATACCAGCGACGCAGAGTTGCACCGGGTACGCAGGATTCACCAGCTGCGCTCGTATCGGATTGCGTCGGTGATTCGGATCGGCGTGGTGGGGCTGATGGTCGCCGCCATGATCATCGGCACTCCGCGGCATGAGTGGCCACAACAAACCGTATTGATCGTTGCGTACGCAGTGATCGCACTGGGTGCCTTGGCACGGGCGTTTTCTCCCTTTCAATGGCTCGGGAGGGGGCGCTTGGTCGGGATCGGCCGACTCGAGCCATTCGCGTTCACCATCGTTGACGTCGTAACACTGACGGTCTTTCAGGTTTTGTCCACAGACCGCATCGATCCATTGCTGATCATGATGCTGCTACCCATCTTCATAGGCCTCGATGTCTCGTCGCGCCGGGCGGCGGTGGTACTGGCCTGCTCGATGGCGGGATTTCTCGTTGCGGTGCTGGAAGATCCGTTCATGCAAGACGAATTCGGACTTGCCGAGTGCTTGTTCCGGTTCGCGCTTTACGGCTGCCTTTGCGGCACGGCCTACCTGGCTGTGCGCATGGAGGAGCGGCATACCCGTGCGATCGCAGGGCTGAGCGCGTTGCGGGAGGAACTACTGGCTCAGACGATGACCGCGTCCGACGTGCTACAGCGCCGCATTTCGGAATCCATTCACGACGGAGCGCTGCAAGATGTGCTGGCCGTGCGGCAGGAGGTTGTCGAACTCAGGGCCGCCTATCCCGGCGATGAACGTGTCGAGCGCGCGCTCTCCGGTCTTCAGGTCGCCTCGCAGAGCTTGCGGCAGGCCACTTTTGAGTTGCATCCGGCGGTTCTGGAGCAGGCCGGGCTGGGTGCCGCGGTGCAGGAGTTGGCCGCCTACACCCAGCGACGGTCGGGCATCGAGGTCAGTACCGATATCGATTACCCGGTCCGCGACGAGATCGACCGGATCGTCTTCGGGGCCGTGCGCGAACTGCTGTCCAATGTCGTGCACCACTCGAAGGCTCGGCGCGCATCGGTCACGCTCGGGGTCACCGACGGCAAATGTGTGTTGGACGTGACCGACGATGGGGTGGGCTTCGACGCAGAGACCATGGCGCGCCGCCTCGGCGAGGGCCACATCGGATTGGAGTCGCACCGGACCCGGGTGGACGCGGCCGGTGGCATCTTTGCGATCCTCGACGCCCCGGTGGGCACCCACATCTGCGTGGAAGTGCCGCTGAAGGGCTGA
- a CDS encoding thiolase family protein has protein sequence MPEAVIVSALRTPIGTARKGTLRDTTAFELAHHVVSEAATDLDPAQVDDVILGEGLYGGGVVARHAAITAGLSHVPGLANNRHCAAGQAAVQSAAASVRAGMDELIIAGGVNAASTSPRSRIQVDGEWVDWFPPTHPDRPDAPNMDMSITVGWNAAVKAGVSREEMDAWALRSHRNAIAAIDEGRFKEEIVAIETPHGLFSVDEHPRRDTTMEKLAGLKPLHPEIDGFSITAGNACGANDGAAALVIASDRLGAQLGLPALATVRSWASVGVDPAITGLAPVDAIPKALARGGLSISDVDLFEINEAFAAMCVATIKMLELDPDKVNVSGSGCGLGHPVAATGARMLVTLVHELRRRGGGIGVAAMCAGGGMGSATVIEVAAP, from the coding sequence GTGCCTGAAGCAGTCATTGTGTCCGCTCTGCGGACCCCTATCGGCACCGCCCGCAAGGGAACGCTGCGCGACACCACCGCGTTCGAGCTCGCACACCACGTCGTCTCGGAGGCGGCCACGGACCTGGATCCGGCGCAGGTCGACGACGTGATCCTGGGTGAGGGGCTTTACGGCGGCGGCGTGGTCGCCCGGCACGCGGCCATCACCGCGGGGCTGTCTCACGTGCCCGGTCTGGCCAACAATCGGCATTGCGCGGCCGGGCAGGCCGCGGTGCAGAGCGCCGCGGCAAGCGTGCGCGCCGGCATGGACGAGCTGATCATCGCCGGCGGTGTGAACGCGGCGTCGACGTCACCGCGGTCCCGGATCCAGGTGGACGGCGAGTGGGTCGACTGGTTTCCGCCGACGCACCCGGACCGGCCCGATGCCCCGAACATGGACATGTCGATCACCGTGGGCTGGAACGCCGCGGTCAAGGCGGGTGTCAGCCGCGAGGAGATGGACGCCTGGGCGCTGCGGTCGCATCGCAACGCGATCGCTGCGATCGACGAAGGCCGCTTCAAGGAGGAGATCGTTGCGATCGAGACGCCGCACGGGCTGTTCTCGGTCGACGAGCACCCGCGCCGCGACACCACGATGGAGAAGCTGGCCGGGCTCAAGCCGCTGCATCCCGAGATCGACGGCTTTTCGATCACCGCCGGCAACGCGTGCGGTGCCAACGACGGCGCGGCGGCGTTGGTCATCGCAAGTGACCGCCTGGGTGCCCAGCTGGGTTTGCCGGCATTGGCTACCGTGCGGTCCTGGGCTTCGGTCGGCGTCGACCCCGCGATCACTGGTTTGGCGCCGGTCGATGCCATCCCGAAAGCCCTTGCCCGCGGCGGTCTTTCGATCTCTGATGTAGATCTGTTCGAAATCAATGAGGCCTTTGCTGCGATGTGCGTAGCGACCATCAAGATGCTCGAGCTCGATCCGGACAAGGTGAACGTCAGCGGCAGCGGTTGTGGCCTCGGACATCCGGTCGCGGCCACCGGGGCCCGGATGCTGGTCACGCTGGTGCACGAACTGCGTCGGCGCGGCGGCGGAATCGGTGTCGCCGCCATGTGTGCCGGCGGCGGCATGGGCTCCGCGACGGTCATCGAGGTTGCGGCTCCATAA
- a CDS encoding ArgK/MeaB family GTPase produces the protein MTIADLIAAARNGSQRAAGRLLSLVEGDQRDEVLASIGPASALTVRVVGITGPPGVGKSTTVAALVGAYRERGCRVAVLAVDPSSPFSGGALLGDRIRMAAHINDSDVLIRSVASRGHLGGLAAAVPAAIRLLGAIGYHLVLLETVGVGQSEIEIAAVADPTIVILNPGAGDAVQAAKAGVLEVADIVAVNKADREGAEQTVRDLRAETKAPIVSLIAARGEGVADLVAVIDDHHRTDSRERRVARARAQILSLAQSQLRTRADLDGLAQSVVDGQDDPYSAAARLLLRAGQDQD, from the coding sequence ATGACGATCGCTGACTTAATTGCCGCAGCGCGCAACGGATCTCAGCGCGCGGCGGGTCGGCTGCTCAGTCTCGTCGAGGGCGACCAGCGCGACGAGGTGCTGGCCAGCATCGGCCCGGCAAGCGCTCTCACGGTGCGTGTCGTCGGGATTACCGGCCCGCCGGGTGTGGGTAAGTCGACGACGGTTGCGGCCCTCGTCGGCGCCTACCGCGAGCGAGGCTGCCGGGTGGCCGTACTGGCCGTCGACCCGTCGTCACCGTTCAGTGGCGGGGCGCTACTGGGTGACCGCATTCGAATGGCCGCGCATATCAATGACTCTGACGTGCTGATCCGCTCGGTGGCAAGCCGCGGACACCTCGGGGGTTTGGCGGCCGCGGTACCGGCGGCCATCCGCCTGCTGGGTGCGATCGGCTACCACTTGGTGCTGCTGGAAACCGTGGGAGTGGGGCAGTCGGAGATCGAGATCGCCGCCGTCGCCGACCCCACCATCGTCATCCTCAACCCCGGGGCGGGAGACGCCGTCCAGGCCGCCAAGGCAGGTGTGCTTGAAGTCGCCGACATCGTCGCGGTCAACAAGGCCGACCGCGAAGGTGCCGAACAGACCGTGCGGGACCTGCGCGCTGAGACCAAGGCGCCGATCGTCAGCCTGATCGCCGCACGAGGGGAGGGTGTCGCCGACCTCGTCGCCGTCATCGACGATCATCACCGCACCGACAGCCGTGAGCGTCGGGTGGCGCGAGCCCGCGCCCAAATCCTGTCCCTGGCCCAAAGCCAGTTGCGGACCCGGGCGGACCTCGACGGGCTGGCTCAGTCGGTGGTCGACGGCCAGGACGACCCGTATTCGGCCGCCGCGCGACTGCTGTTACGCGCAGGTCAGGACCAGGACTGA
- a CDS encoding alpha/beta fold hydrolase has product MAEFESIWSDLQGVAFEQGYLDAGGVQTRYLRAGDPGKPVLMLLHGSGGHAEAYVRNLAAHAEHFWTWSIDMLGHGYTDKPGHPLEVSHYVEHLMAVLRTIGADRAHISGESLGGWVAARAAVDHPDVVERLVLNTAGGSQADPVVMQRIITLSMAAAENPTWETVQARIKWLMADKSKDYDDLVASRQRVYRQPGFVSAMSDIMALQDPEIRARNILGPAEYGSIIAPTLVLWTSDDPTADVTEGRRMASMIPGARFEVMPGCGHWPQYEDAKTFNQLHLDFLLGR; this is encoded by the coding sequence GTGGCCGAGTTCGAGAGCATCTGGAGCGATCTCCAGGGCGTCGCATTTGAGCAGGGCTATCTCGACGCCGGGGGCGTGCAGACCCGTTACTTGCGTGCCGGTGATCCCGGCAAGCCGGTACTGATGCTGCTGCACGGATCCGGCGGCCACGCCGAGGCTTACGTGCGCAACCTTGCCGCCCACGCCGAGCATTTCTGGACCTGGTCGATCGACATGCTCGGCCACGGGTACACGGACAAGCCGGGTCACCCGCTGGAGGTCAGCCATTACGTCGAGCACCTGATGGCCGTGCTGCGCACCATCGGGGCGGACCGCGCCCACATCAGCGGCGAATCGCTCGGCGGCTGGGTGGCCGCCCGTGCCGCGGTCGATCATCCGGATGTGGTTGAGCGACTGGTCCTTAACACCGCCGGCGGTTCCCAGGCCGATCCGGTTGTGATGCAACGGATCATCACGCTGTCGATGGCGGCCGCCGAGAACCCGACCTGGGAGACGGTGCAAGCGCGCATCAAATGGCTGATGGCCGACAAGTCCAAGGATTACGACGATCTGGTTGCCAGCCGCCAACGCGTGTATCGCCAACCGGGATTCGTCTCCGCGATGAGCGACATCATGGCGTTGCAGGACCCAGAGATTCGCGCGCGCAACATTCTCGGCCCGGCCGAATACGGATCGATCATCGCGCCGACGCTGGTGCTATGGACCAGTGACGACCCCACCGCCGACGTGACCGAGGGGCGCCGCATGGCGTCGATGATCCCGGGCGCGCGGTTCGAGGTGATGCCCGGCTGTGGTCATTGGCCGCAGTACGAGGACGCCAAGACCTTCAACCAGTTGCATCTCGATTTCCTGCTGGGACGCTGA
- a CDS encoding thiamine pyrophosphate-dependent enzyme — protein MTRTPELSPARLRDQVELYRQMWVLRLLDMAVEELRIDGRLNQPVQAAFGQEAVAIGTAAALRPGDVMTTGIIHLQHAQQVACALPLGPAIAALTGPGFGPDGDEDAAFVASVRGLSATQSALQQSPLLAVGHAYGKQLLDDGRVTVCAMETRDVKSVDFAEAAHIAVSWQLPVVFVVENASQDNYAAECHGIPVLSVDGNDVDAVRDSVAEAVRRAGEGGGPVLVQAMTQRTNGVSSVDPLVFERQRLIGAGISAGHLYELERRARHLVAEAEAHAKAMLAEEQPQPIREPEVWPAAS, from the coding sequence ATGACTCGCACACCCGAACTGTCACCGGCCCGGTTGCGTGACCAGGTGGAGCTGTACCGCCAAATGTGGGTCCTGCGCCTGCTCGACATGGCGGTGGAGGAGTTGCGCATCGACGGTCGCCTCAACCAGCCGGTCCAGGCCGCCTTCGGCCAGGAGGCGGTTGCCATCGGAACCGCCGCGGCACTTCGCCCGGGCGACGTCATGACCACCGGCATCATTCATCTGCAGCACGCTCAGCAGGTCGCGTGCGCGCTGCCGCTGGGTCCGGCCATCGCCGCGTTGACCGGACCGGGCTTCGGTCCGGACGGTGACGAGGACGCCGCGTTCGTCGCGTCGGTTCGTGGGTTGTCGGCAACTCAAAGCGCTTTGCAGCAGTCGCCGCTGCTGGCCGTGGGACATGCTTACGGCAAGCAATTGCTCGACGACGGCCGGGTCACGGTGTGCGCCATGGAAACTCGTGACGTGAAGTCCGTGGACTTCGCCGAGGCCGCCCACATCGCGGTGTCCTGGCAGCTTCCGGTGGTGTTCGTCGTCGAGAACGCAAGTCAGGACAACTACGCCGCCGAGTGCCACGGCATCCCGGTGCTCTCTGTCGACGGCAACGACGTTGACGCGGTGCGTGACTCGGTCGCCGAGGCCGTGCGACGCGCGGGTGAGGGCGGCGGTCCCGTTCTGGTTCAGGCGATGACCCAGCGTACGAACGGTGTCTCCTCGGTCGACCCACTGGTCTTCGAAAGGCAGCGCCTGATCGGCGCCGGCATCAGCGCCGGCCACCTCTACGAGCTGGAGCGCCGGGCTCGCCACCTGGTCGCCGAGGCCGAGGCCCACGCGAAGGCGATGTTGGCCGAAGAGCAGCCCCAGCCGATTCGGGAGCCCGAAGTTTGGCCGGCCGCTAGTTGA
- a CDS encoding response regulator transcription factor, with product MAGAATPEKVSVVVGDDHPLFREGVVRALALSGEVNVVGEADDGTRALELIKEHRPDVALLDFRMPGMDGAQVAAAVRSNDLPTRVLLLSAHDEAAIVYQALQQGAAGFLLKDSTRSEIVKAVLDCANGNDVVAPSLAGGLAAQIRQRAEPSAPVLSAREREVLNRIARGQSIPAIAGELFVAPSTVKTHVQRLYEKLGVSDRAAAVAEAMRQGLLN from the coding sequence ATGGCCGGCGCAGCAACGCCCGAGAAGGTCAGCGTCGTTGTCGGCGATGATCACCCGCTCTTCCGGGAAGGGGTGGTGCGCGCACTCGCGCTCAGCGGTGAGGTGAACGTCGTCGGCGAGGCGGATGACGGCACGCGAGCGCTGGAACTGATCAAGGAGCATCGGCCCGACGTCGCGTTGCTCGACTTCCGGATGCCCGGCATGGACGGCGCCCAAGTGGCCGCGGCGGTGCGAAGCAACGACTTGCCCACCCGCGTGCTGCTGTTGTCCGCCCATGACGAGGCGGCCATCGTGTATCAAGCGCTGCAGCAGGGCGCGGCGGGCTTTCTGCTGAAGGACTCGACGCGCTCCGAGATCGTCAAAGCCGTGCTCGATTGCGCGAACGGAAACGACGTGGTGGCCCCCTCTCTTGCCGGAGGACTTGCCGCGCAGATTCGGCAGCGAGCCGAGCCGTCGGCTCCTGTGCTGTCCGCTCGCGAGCGCGAGGTGCTCAATCGGATTGCGCGCGGTCAAAGCATCCCCGCGATCGCCGGCGAACTGTTCGTGGCGCCGTCCACCGTCAAGACCCATGTGCAGCGGCTATACGAGAAGCTCGGGGTCAGCGACCGGGCGGCCGCCGTCGCCGAGGCGATGCGGCAAGGTCTGCTCAACTAG